One genomic segment of Leptospira wolbachii serovar Codice str. CDC includes these proteins:
- a CDS encoding ATP-dependent 6-phosphofructokinase, which produces MNENDTKVEQFGPCTIPNPAGYDYWTEDNSVVLFQTIFSGHADAKKTVETSPVFFEQAGPKEKIYFRPEEVTAGIVTCGGLCPGINDVIRALVMELHYRYKVPRILGFPFGYEGLVKKFGHRPVELTPDKVAHIMNFGGSILGSSRGNQNIGDMVDTLCLYGVKMLFCIGGDGTLRGAQAIQAEIRKRKEDIAIVGIPKTIDNDINYVQKTFGFSTAFSKAVEAVNCAHEEAKGAPNGIGLVKLMGRHSGFIAVNSALASKNVNFVLIPELDFDLEGEGAFLTVLKERVQRRGHAVIIVAEGAGQKYFEDKGEKDQSGNKKLADIGIFIKDKITEYFKKENVALNLKYIDPSYIIRSVPANAEDSVFCGFLAQNAVHAAFAGRTGCVVGIWNNVFTVMPISLAIAERKVLRPERSTLWRALLASTGQPNVMKAKS; this is translated from the coding sequence ATGAATGAAAACGATACCAAGGTTGAACAATTTGGTCCCTGTACCATCCCAAACCCAGCAGGGTATGACTATTGGACGGAAGACAACTCCGTCGTACTTTTCCAAACTATATTTTCAGGTCATGCCGATGCCAAAAAGACTGTAGAGACCAGCCCTGTATTTTTTGAACAAGCTGGTCCCAAAGAGAAGATCTACTTTCGTCCGGAAGAGGTCACTGCGGGCATTGTCACTTGCGGGGGTCTTTGCCCAGGAATCAACGATGTCATTCGCGCTTTGGTGATGGAGCTTCATTACCGGTACAAAGTGCCTCGTATTTTGGGATTTCCTTTTGGATATGAAGGTCTTGTCAAAAAATTTGGGCATAGACCCGTGGAACTCACACCCGACAAAGTGGCTCACATTATGAACTTCGGTGGATCCATTTTAGGATCTTCTCGTGGGAATCAAAATATTGGAGATATGGTCGATACATTGTGCCTTTATGGAGTGAAGATGTTATTCTGTATCGGTGGGGATGGGACTCTTCGTGGAGCTCAGGCCATCCAAGCGGAAATTCGCAAACGAAAAGAAGACATCGCCATTGTGGGAATCCCAAAAACGATTGATAATGATATCAATTATGTTCAAAAGACATTTGGTTTCTCGACTGCGTTTAGTAAGGCGGTGGAAGCAGTGAACTGCGCTCACGAAGAAGCCAAAGGGGCTCCCAATGGAATTGGACTTGTGAAACTAATGGGAAGACATTCCGGTTTTATTGCGGTTAATTCGGCCCTTGCTTCCAAAAATGTAAATTTTGTACTCATCCCTGAACTTGATTTTGATTTAGAAGGAGAGGGTGCCTTTCTTACTGTATTGAAAGAACGGGTACAAAGAAGAGGACATGCGGTAATCATTGTAGCAGAAGGCGCTGGTCAAAAGTATTTTGAAGACAAGGGTGAAAAAGACCAGTCGGGTAACAAGAAGTTGGCGGATATTGGGATTTTTATTAAGGATAAAATCACAGAATACTTCAAAAAAGAAAATGTCGCACTCAACTTAAAATATATAGATCCAAGTTATATCATTCGCTCCGTTCCTGCCAATGCAGAAGACTCTGTATTCTGTGGATTTCTCGCTCAGAACGCAGTGCATGCTGCCTTTGCCGGTAGAACGGGTTGTGTGGTGGGAATTTGGAACAATGTGTTTACAGTCATGCCAATTTCCTTAGCGATTGCCGAAAGAAAGGTCCTTCGGCCAGAGAGAAGTACTTTATGGCGAGCACTGCTTGCCTCGACTGGCCAGCCGAATGTGATGAAGGCGAAGAGCTGA
- a CDS encoding SpoIIE family protein phosphatase, with protein MPTKLLTLSLISDITSRINSHEDLDTLLSEIMGITRDVLQTEGSSLLLYDKENDQLVFNTTSGLKEESLAHLTVPRGKGIAGMVLETLKPEIVNDAANDPRIFKAIDQKVGYVTRNLLCVPMIAQGEVQGVLEAVNSLDNRDFNHTDIKILKYLSNLAAIAVKNRLLIDNLNLRANELNCLFQISQALANIQSSDEFMDLAVKTISEVLQVDRVCLNFEKIEKKGLPRSKSKGFSDQIHDEDVEVLLYADKADWMFKGFKIISANSPQGIQLTHKGLFQHSLIIFPILKNKEWLGSLVVSDKTSRTRFDEMDIRILRTLTNQVGEAYTALQVKIQSERLKNIDRDMQVAAMIQKHSLPIIPKQYSLLEFDTYYQASREIGGDFYDMVVHGKDEVSVIIADVSGKGTPAALFMEFSKTVLQQEVSKTTSTSEALFNANKILQDKSGFLMFVTAMLVRINMTKKELTYSSAGHNMQIIYRKKHHKIQHLSGKGQPMGIGNCEFSEHTVSYLPGDLLVLYTDGVTEAMNMKEELFSEERLESVILSHINDPPEVVRQAILQKVSEFVGEAEPHDDLSLFIIRLN; from the coding sequence ATGCCTACAAAACTACTGACATTAAGTCTGATTTCAGACATTACAAGCCGAATCAACTCTCACGAAGATTTGGACACTCTACTCAGCGAAATCATGGGTATCACCCGCGATGTTCTCCAAACAGAAGGATCTTCCCTTCTTTTATATGATAAAGAAAATGATCAGTTAGTGTTTAACACAACCAGTGGATTAAAAGAAGAGTCCCTTGCTCACCTAACAGTCCCAAGGGGAAAAGGGATTGCCGGGATGGTTTTAGAGACTCTCAAACCAGAAATTGTCAACGATGCTGCCAATGACCCAAGGATATTCAAAGCCATTGATCAAAAAGTGGGGTATGTTACAAGAAATCTTCTCTGTGTTCCCATGATTGCCCAAGGAGAAGTACAAGGTGTACTGGAAGCTGTAAACTCTCTCGACAATCGTGATTTCAATCATACCGATATCAAAATTTTAAAGTATCTATCTAACTTAGCAGCCATTGCTGTCAAGAACCGACTTCTTATCGACAACCTAAACCTACGAGCCAACGAACTCAATTGCCTATTCCAAATTTCCCAGGCCCTTGCTAACATCCAAAGTTCTGACGAATTTATGGATCTTGCGGTCAAAACCATTTCAGAAGTTTTACAAGTGGATAGGGTTTGTCTCAACTTCGAAAAAATTGAAAAGAAAGGCCTTCCTAGATCCAAATCCAAAGGTTTTTCAGACCAAATCCATGATGAAGATGTAGAAGTTTTACTCTATGCTGATAAAGCCGATTGGATGTTCAAAGGATTCAAAATTATTTCTGCAAACTCCCCCCAAGGAATCCAACTCACACACAAAGGGCTTTTCCAACACAGTCTGATCATTTTCCCCATCCTAAAAAACAAAGAATGGCTCGGTTCCCTAGTGGTATCTGACAAAACATCTCGCACTCGATTCGATGAAATGGACATTCGTATTTTACGAACCCTTACCAACCAAGTCGGGGAAGCTTATACAGCATTGCAAGTGAAGATACAAAGTGAACGTTTAAAAAACATAGACCGCGATATGCAAGTGGCAGCTATGATCCAGAAACACTCACTGCCCATCATTCCGAAACAATACTCGCTATTAGAGTTTGATACCTACTACCAAGCATCAAGAGAAATTGGTGGAGACTTCTATGATATGGTAGTCCATGGAAAAGATGAAGTCTCTGTGATCATTGCCGATGTTTCAGGAAAAGGAACTCCTGCGGCACTCTTTATGGAATTTTCGAAAACAGTATTGCAACAAGAAGTTTCGAAAACCACTTCTACTAGCGAAGCACTCTTCAATGCAAATAAAATCTTACAGGACAAATCAGGTTTCCTTATGTTTGTCACTGCTATGCTTGTACGGATCAATATGACTAAAAAAGAATTAACCTATTCTTCCGCAGGTCATAATATGCAAATCATCTATCGTAAAAAACATCATAAAATCCAACACCTTTCTGGAAAAGGCCAACCGATGGGAATTGGGAATTGTGAATTTTCCGAACATACGGTGAGTTATCTCCCTGGGGATTTGTTAGTTCTATACACAGATGGTGTGACAGAAGCTATGAATATGAAAGAAGAACTCTTCTCGGAAGAAAGGTTAGAGTCAGTGATTCTATCTCATATCAATGATCCACCAGAAGTCGTGAGACAGGCCATTTTACAAAAAGTAAGTGAATTTGTGGGCGAAGCAGAACCCCACGATGACCTATCTCTCTTTATTATTCGTCTAAACTAA